From Acomys russatus chromosome 25, mAcoRus1.1, whole genome shotgun sequence, a single genomic window includes:
- the LOC127208749 gene encoding olfactory receptor 10-like, giving the protein MGTFNSSSHNTFFLVGFSDWPRLELVFFVIISIFYSLTLFGNTSIIALSRLDLRLQTPMYFFLSHLSFLDLCYTTSTVPQLLINLHGLDRTISYGRCVAQLLIFLALASTECVLLGVMAFDRYAAVCRPLHYTAIMHPQLCQALAISSWLGGLVNSLIQTGLMMAMPLCGHQLNHFFCEMPIFLKLACKETKRTEAKMFVARTIILVCPAVLILSSYVHIARAVLKVKSTAGRRKAFGTCGSHILVVSLFYGSAIYTYLQPTHTYSESEGKFVALFYTIVTPMLNPLIYTLRNKDVKGALWKVLGRDTDTE; this is encoded by the coding sequence ATGGGAACCTTCAATTCCAGCTCACACAACACCTTCTTTTTGGTGGGATTCTCAGACTGGCCTCGCCTGGAACTTGTCTTTTTTGTCATCATTTCCATTTTCTATTCCCTAACTCTCTTTGGCAACACCTCCATTATTGCTCTCTCACGACTGGACCTTCGATTGCAAACCccaatgtacttcttcctctcACACCTCTCCTTCCTGGACCTCTGCTACACCACCAGCACTGTGCCCCAGCTCCTGATCAACCTTCATGGACTTGACAGGACCATAAGCTATGGACGGTGTGTGGCCCAGCTCCTTATTTTTCTTGCCCTGGCTTCCACAGAGTGTGTGCTATTGGGGGTCATGGCGTTTGACCGCTATGCTGCCGTGTGCCGTCCACTGCACTATACAGCCATTATGCACCCTCAGCTGTGTCAGGCATTGGCTATCTCCTCCTGGTTAGGGGGCCTTGTGAACTCCCTGATTCAGACAGGCCTCATGATGGCCATGCCTCTCTGTGGCCATCAGCTGAATCACTTCTTCTGTGAGATGCCCATATTCCTAAAGTTGGcttgcaaagaaacaaaaagaacagaagcCAAGATGTTTGTGGCTCGAACAATAATCTTAGTCTGCCCCGCAGTGCTTATCCTGAGTTCCTATGTTCACATTGCCAGGGCAGTATTGAAGGTCAAGTCAACAGCCGGGCGCAGAAAAGCTTTTGGGACTTGTGGGTCCCACATTCTTgtggtttctctgttttatggTTCAGCCATCTACACGTACCTTCAACCCACTCACACCTATTCTGAGAGTGAAGGGAAGTTTGTTGCCCTTTTCTATACTATTGTCACTCCTATGCTCAACCCTCTGATTTATACCCTGAGGAACAAGGATGTGAAGGGGGCTCTGTGGAAGGTGCTAGGGAGAGATACAGACACTGA